In a genomic window of Deinococcus radiotolerans:
- a CDS encoding YciE/YciF ferroxidase family protein, with amino-acid sequence MPSLNSLSDLYLEQLRDLYSAETQLVQALPKMAAAAHDPQLRAGFEQHLEQTRQHVQRLESVLSDLGETPGGHTCKAMQGLIAEGAEMIGQDAAPAVKDAGLIACAQRVEHYEIAGYGTVARYAQVLGHQQHLETLRATEREEKATDSQLTTLADTINETAARA; translated from the coding sequence ATGCCGTCCCTGAATTCTCTGAGTGACCTATATCTGGAACAGCTGCGCGACCTCTACTCCGCCGAAACTCAGCTGGTGCAGGCGCTGCCCAAGATGGCAGCGGCCGCCCACGATCCACAGTTAAGGGCTGGATTCGAGCAGCACCTGGAGCAGACGCGGCAGCATGTGCAGCGCCTGGAATCGGTTCTGAGCGACCTGGGTGAAACGCCCGGCGGGCACACGTGCAAGGCCATGCAGGGCCTGATCGCCGAGGGGGCCGAGATGATCGGGCAAGACGCCGCGCCCGCCGTGAAGGACGCCGGTCTGATCGCGTGTGCGCAGCGGGTGGAACACTATGAGATCGCCGGGTACGGCACAGTGGCCCGGTACGCGCAGGTGCTGGGGCACCAGCAGCATCTGGAGACGCTGCGCGCCACGGAACGTGAGGAGAAAGCCACGGACAGTCAGCTGACGACCCTGGCGGACACCATCAATGAGACTGCTGCTCGGGCCTGA
- a CDS encoding ABC transporter ATP-binding protein has protein sequence MTGPAPLLDVRDLVTRYGRVEALSGVSIQVPAGQIVSVIGANGAGKTTLMNSVMGVLPSAGQITYAGASLQGVPLEGRVARGISLVPERRDLFASMTVQDNLQLGAYLRRREAWRADLDAVYTRFPRLRERRAQLAGTLSGGEQQMLAIGRALMARPKLLLLDEPSLGLAPLIVRDILNIVQQLRQDGVTVLLVEQNARASLAISDQAYVLETGQVKLSGPASAIAKDESLTASYLGGA, from the coding sequence GTGACCGGCCCGGCCCCGCTGCTGGACGTCCGTGATCTGGTGACCCGGTACGGCCGCGTGGAGGCGCTGTCCGGCGTGAGCATTCAGGTGCCTGCCGGGCAGATCGTCAGTGTCATCGGCGCGAACGGCGCCGGGAAGACCACCCTGATGAACTCGGTCATGGGGGTCCTGCCGTCCGCCGGGCAGATCACGTACGCCGGGGCGTCCCTTCAGGGCGTACCGCTGGAAGGGCGCGTGGCGCGCGGGATCAGCCTGGTGCCCGAACGGCGTGACCTGTTCGCGTCCATGACCGTGCAGGACAACCTGCAACTCGGCGCGTACCTGCGGCGCCGCGAGGCGTGGCGCGCGGACCTGGACGCCGTGTACACCCGCTTTCCCCGCCTGCGGGAGCGGCGTGCGCAGCTGGCCGGGACCCTCTCGGGCGGCGAGCAGCAGATGCTCGCCATCGGGCGCGCCCTGATGGCCCGCCCGAAGCTGCTGCTGCTGGACGAGCCCAGCCTGGGCCTGGCTCCCCTGATCGTCCGTGACATTCTGAACATCGTGCAGCAGCTGCGCCAGGATGGCGTCACGGTCCTCCTTGTCGAGCAGAATGCCCGCGCGAGCCTCGCTATCAGTGACCAGGCGTACGTGCTGGAAACCGGTCAGGTAAAACTCAGCGGGCCGGCGTCCGCCATTGCGAAGGACGAGAGCCTCACGGCCAGTTACCTGGGGGGCGCGTGA
- a CDS encoding hotdog fold thioesterase: protein MTGDPYMAFLGVTVLEVGDGHATVSATVEAHHINMHGTAHGGFLFSLADAAFALASNSGPGRQVGLHADLQYLRAARLGDQVTASAAEQHLGRKTGAYRMEVRVNGQLIAMGSGLVYRV from the coding sequence GTGACGGGCGATCCGTACATGGCGTTCCTGGGCGTGACCGTCCTGGAAGTCGGCGACGGTCACGCGACCGTGTCGGCCACCGTCGAGGCGCACCACATCAACATGCACGGCACGGCGCACGGGGGGTTCCTGTTCAGTCTCGCGGACGCGGCGTTCGCCCTGGCGTCCAACAGCGGCCCGGGGCGGCAGGTGGGCCTGCACGCCGACCTGCAGTACCTCCGCGCCGCGCGCCTGGGAGATCAGGTGACGGCCAGCGCCGCCGAGCAGCACCTGGGCCGCAAGACGGGTGCGTACCGCATGGAAGTCCGCGTGAACGGTCAGCTCATCGCCATGGGCAGCGGCCTGGTGTACCGCGTGTAG
- a CDS encoding MFS transporter, whose translation MLSARVRPWYPVVIVVVTVLALLLAAGARSAPGVFLLPMQDALGLSRGTLSVTASLGLLVFGLSAPLSGRWMDRFGPRRVASVGLLLLALSFALSTRMHGALGLHLTWGLLSGLGTGLVGSVLGATVATRWFVRRRGLVVGLFGAATSAGQLVFIPLLTRWAQTIGWAQATLIVAAAALALAPLVLALLRDRPEDLGLHPDGQAPAPGAQALRPDPGVMRRAVRHRDFWLLSVTFFACGFTSNGIIGTHFIAYCGDLGLGATFAAGTLALMGAFNFVGTLASGYLTDRTDPRALLAGYYVVRGLSLALLPLVPPGAAFTIFAVLFGLDYIATVPPTTALTADTFGRANVGTVYGWIFCAHQVGAALASWLGGVTRDALGSYAPAFLASAVLAVAAGALALRVTPPARRTAPTG comes from the coding sequence ATGCTCTCAGCGCGCGTGCGGCCGTGGTATCCCGTGGTGATTGTCGTGGTGACGGTGCTGGCGCTCCTGCTGGCGGCAGGGGCGCGCAGTGCGCCCGGTGTGTTTCTACTGCCCATGCAGGACGCGCTGGGCCTGAGCCGCGGCACGCTGTCCGTAACGGCCAGCCTTGGCCTGCTGGTCTTCGGGCTGAGCGCGCCCCTGTCCGGCCGCTGGATGGACCGCTTCGGGCCGCGCCGCGTGGCGAGCGTGGGGCTGCTGCTGCTCGCCCTGAGTTTCGCCCTGAGTACGCGCATGCATGGGGCGCTGGGTCTGCACCTGACCTGGGGGCTGCTGAGCGGACTGGGGACGGGCCTAGTGGGCAGTGTGCTGGGCGCGACGGTCGCGACGCGCTGGTTCGTGCGGCGGCGTGGGCTGGTGGTGGGTCTGTTCGGCGCGGCGACCAGCGCGGGGCAGCTGGTGTTCATTCCGCTGCTGACCCGCTGGGCGCAGACGATCGGGTGGGCTCAGGCTACCCTGATCGTGGCGGCCGCGGCGCTGGCCTTGGCGCCCCTCGTGCTGGCCCTGCTGCGGGACCGCCCTGAGGATCTAGGCCTGCACCCGGACGGTCAGGCGCCCGCTCCGGGAGCACAGGCTCTGCGGCCGGACCCGGGCGTAATGCGGCGGGCGGTCCGGCACCGGGATTTCTGGCTGCTGAGCGTCACGTTCTTCGCGTGTGGGTTCACGAGTAACGGCATCATCGGCACTCATTTCATCGCGTACTGCGGGGACCTGGGTCTGGGCGCCACGTTCGCGGCGGGCACGCTGGCCCTGATGGGTGCATTCAACTTCGTGGGGACGCTGGCCAGCGGGTACCTCACGGACCGGACGGATCCGCGTGCGCTGCTGGCGGGGTACTACGTGGTGAGGGGCCTGAGCCTGGCGCTGCTGCCGCTGGTGCCGCCCGGCGCGGCGTTCACGATCTTCGCGGTACTGTTCGGGCTGGACTATATCGCCACGGTGCCCCCCACGACGGCGCTGACAGCAGACACGTTCGGACGGGCGAACGTGGGCACGGTGTACGGCTGGATCTTCTGCGCGCATCAGGTGGGCGCGGCGCTGGCGTCCTGGCTGGGCGGCGTGACGCGGGACGCGCTGGGCAGTTACGCCCCGGCGTTCCTCGCCTCGGCGGTGCTGGCAGTCGCGGCCGGGGCGCTGGCCCTGCGGGTCACGCCACCTGCCCGCCGGACCGCACCCACGGGCTGA
- a CDS encoding branched-chain amino acid ABC transporter ATP-binding protein/permease, with product MTRNVAAARPALRPRTLLTALAVLAALLLPALLPLFQVTLLINIVIFALVAVGLVLLTGILGLTSFGQAAFMGVGAYTTAVLTTQAGWSPWLTLLAGFAVTGVIALILGLVTLRMQGHYLPLATIAWGISLYYVFGNTPALGGFTGLTDIPPVQLLGLSLNGPRPFAYLALAALGLVGLGAQFLLSSRTGRAMRALRAGPVVAEAFGVNPYRLKVQVFVLASLMASMAGWLYAHSQRFVNPTPFGLQAGIEVLFMTVVGGPAYVWGALLGSGLITALREWLRGDLPALLGTQGNFEVIVFGVLIILALQFAGRGLWPLLERWVPHGDPALLPEGAPLPTREQPQPGQPLVQVEHAVKQFGGLRAVADVSFEVRTGEIVGLIGPNGAGKSTMFNLITGVNPATGGTVTIAGRNVTRWRAADIHRLGVARTFQHVHLLPDQSLLVNTMVGGYARGRAGLIASLLHLERAEEAALQREALRQLRRVGLDAQTFNLAGNLALGQQRVLEIARALMADPTLLLLDEPAAGLRHGEKQELVTLLRRLRDEGVTVLIVEHDMDLVMNLVDRVVVMNYGEKLAEGAPHEIRAHPAVREAYLGVDPEDA from the coding sequence GCTGCGCGCCCCGCTCTGCGCCCCCGCACCCTCCTGACCGCGCTGGCGGTGCTGGCCGCGCTGCTGCTCCCCGCGCTGCTGCCCCTCTTTCAGGTGACGCTGCTGATCAACATCGTGATCTTCGCGCTGGTCGCCGTCGGACTGGTGCTGCTGACGGGCATCCTGGGGCTCACGAGTTTCGGGCAGGCGGCCTTCATGGGCGTGGGGGCCTACACGACGGCGGTCCTGACCACGCAGGCCGGTTGGAGTCCCTGGCTGACCCTGCTGGCCGGCTTCGCGGTGACGGGCGTCATCGCCCTGATCCTGGGGCTGGTCACGCTGCGCATGCAGGGCCACTACCTGCCTCTGGCGACCATCGCGTGGGGCATCAGCCTGTACTACGTGTTCGGGAACACGCCCGCGCTGGGCGGCTTCACGGGCCTGACGGACATTCCCCCCGTGCAGTTGCTGGGGCTGTCCCTGAACGGCCCGCGGCCCTTCGCGTACCTGGCGCTGGCGGCGCTGGGCCTGGTGGGTCTGGGCGCGCAGTTCCTGCTGTCGTCCCGCACGGGCCGCGCCATGCGGGCCCTGCGGGCCGGCCCCGTGGTCGCGGAGGCGTTCGGTGTGAACCCCTACCGCTTGAAGGTGCAGGTGTTCGTGCTGGCGTCCCTGATGGCGTCCATGGCCGGCTGGCTGTACGCGCACAGTCAGCGCTTCGTGAACCCCACACCGTTTGGCCTGCAGGCGGGGATCGAGGTGCTGTTCATGACCGTCGTGGGCGGCCCCGCGTACGTGTGGGGCGCGCTGCTCGGCTCGGGCCTGATCACGGCCCTGCGCGAGTGGCTGCGGGGGGACCTGCCGGCCCTGCTGGGCACGCAGGGGAACTTCGAGGTCATCGTGTTCGGCGTGCTGATCATCCTGGCCCTGCAGTTCGCCGGGCGCGGCCTGTGGCCCCTGCTGGAACGCTGGGTGCCCCACGGCGACCCGGCGCTGCTGCCGGAGGGCGCGCCGCTGCCCACCCGCGAGCAGCCCCAGCCGGGCCAGCCGCTGGTGCAGGTCGAGCACGCCGTGAAGCAGTTCGGGGGCCTGCGGGCCGTGGCGGACGTGTCCTTCGAAGTGCGGACCGGCGAGATTGTCGGTCTGATCGGCCCGAACGGTGCGGGCAAGAGCACCATGTTCAACCTGATCACCGGCGTGAACCCCGCCACGGGCGGGACCGTCACCATCGCCGGGCGGAACGTGACCCGCTGGCGCGCCGCGGACATTCACCGGCTGGGCGTGGCCCGCACCTTCCAGCACGTGCACCTCCTGCCGGATCAGTCTCTGCTGGTGAACACCATGGTGGGGGGGTACGCCCGCGGGCGCGCCGGACTCATTGCCAGCCTCCTGCACCTCGAACGCGCCGAGGAGGCCGCCCTACAACGCGAGGCGCTGCGGCAGCTGCGGCGCGTGGGCCTGGACGCACAGACCTTCAACCTGGCCGGGAATCTCGCGCTGGGGCAGCAGCGGGTGCTGGAGATCGCGCGCGCCCTAATGGCCGACCCGACCCTGCTGCTGCTGGACGAGCCGGCCGCCGGACTGCGCCACGGAGAGAAGCAGGAACTGGTCACGCTGCTGCGGCGCCTGCGGGACGAGGGCGTCACTGTGCTCATCGTCGAGCACGACATGGACCTCGTGATGAACCTTGTGGACCGGGTGGTGGTCATGAACTACGGAGAGAAACTGGCCGAGGGCGCCCCTCACGAGATCCGCGCTCATCCCGCCGTGCGGGAAGCGTACCTGGGCGTCGACCCGGAGGACGCGTGA